The Corallococcus soli DNA window ACGGGCACCCCGTCCGCCGGGCCCCACTGCGCCCAGCCCAGGTTCCTGCCATCCGGGAGCCGGACCTCTCCCAGACGCTCCGGCTCTCCCACTCCATGCATTCCATGGCTCATGCGAAGCACCCTCCGCGCGCCGTGGGGGTCCGTCAGCTGGCGGCCCCGTCCGCGCGGGGGGCCTCATAGCAGGGCGTGGGCACGGTCGTCAGCGCGGCGCCGCTCAGCGGGACGTGGGAGGCGCCGCGTCCTCGCCGAGCAGCAGTTGGCGGACGATGGGCACGGGCGGGTAGCCGTGGGAGACCACCGCGTCGTGGAAGCGCTGGAGGCTGAAGTCCTTGCCCCACTTCACCTTCGCCTCCTCGCGCAGCTCCATCAGCATCTTCTTGCCCAGCGCGTAGACCAGGTACGTCGGGTCCGACGTGCCACGCCGCGCCTCGCGCTCCGCGTTGATGCGCGTCATGTACGCCTCCTCCTCGAAGAGGCGCACCGCCTGCGCGTACGTCATCCCCCGCGTGTGCAGTGACAGGCCCGCCATGTAGCGCGCCAGCCGCTGGAGGTAGAGCGCCAGCTGGTTCAGCCGCAGCCGGTCCGCCTGGGGCCCCGTGCCGCCGTAGCCTTCGTCCAGCATCATCTGCTCGGTGTACAGGCCCCAGCCTTCGCTGAAGGAGCCCGAGCCGAACAGCCTGCGCACCTTCGACGGGATGCGGTTCGTCCACAGGAACTGCACGTAGTGCCCCGGGTACGCCTCATGGATGGAGACGATGGGCAGCGCGTAGCGGTTGTAGAAGCTCATGTGCTGGGCGGTCTGCTCCGCGCTCCACGCCGGATCCGGCGGCGTCACGTAGTAGTACGCCTCCGTCGCCTTCGCCTCGAACGGGCCCGCCGTGCTCATGCTCGCGAAGGACAGCGCGCGGCTGAACGCCGGCGTCTCCGCCACCTTCGCGCGGACCTCGCTGGGCACGGTGATGATGCGGCGGTCGATGAGGAACTGGCGGATCTCCTCCAGCGTCGCCTCCGTCGTGGCCACCAGCTCCGCCGGGGCCGGGTGCTCCCTGCCCAGCTCGCGGTACACGTCCATGGGCGCCTTGCCCGGCGCGATCCGCCCCGCCACCTCGCGGAACTGCTCCTGCGTGCGCTTCATCTCCGAGCGCCCCCAGGCCAGCAGCGAGTCGATGCTCTCGGTGACGCCCTCTTCGTACTGGAGCTTCTGGCGGTACGTCTCCTCCCCGATGGCGAAGTCCCCGTTCGAGCGTGGCAGCAGGTCGTCCTTCAGGAAGCGGATGTACCCGTCGATGGCCTCCAGGCAGCGCGCCTGCTCCAGCTTGAAGGCCTCCTGGAGCGCGGCGTCCTTCACCGGCGCGAAGGCCTGCGGCAGCGTCTGCGCGTAGAGGGCGCGCGTGCCCTTCACCTGCTCCAGGGCGATCTCCGTCCACAGCTTCGGCGGGTTCTGGAGGCTGGCCGGCGCCGCCGCGAACACCTCCGGCACCACCGCCATGCGCTTCACCGCCGAGCGCATCCGGTCCTCCAGCGGCGCGAAGTCGCGGTTGATGAGCTGGAATACGGACCCCGAGGCGAAGCCCAGGTAGGCGTTCGGGTTGCGCTCCCACGAGCGCACCACCTCCAGCTCCAGGATGCGCGCCCGGAAGTGGTTCTCCAGGATGTCGTAGTCAGCCCGGTCCTCCGGCGGCAGCGCGGCCCGGTCCACCACGCTGGGCAGCGCCGCGAGCCGTGCCTTCAGGTACGTCAGGTCCGACGCCCGCTCCTCGGGCCGGAAGCCGCGCAGCTCCCCGTCATGGGCGTGGAGGCCCGCGTACGTGGCGGACATCGGCGAGCGGCGGAAGTGCTCCTCCAGGTGCGCGTCCACGAAGGCGCGCAGCGCCACCTGGGCGGAGGACGGCGCGGGCGTGACGGCCGGTGACTCCACCCGGGCCGCTGGGCGCGAGGTGGTGCAGCCAGGGGACAGCAGCAGCAACGCGGCGAGGACGCTCGTGGGGCGCAGTGCGTTCATGGTGCCTCCGGGAAGGGAGGCGGGAGCGTCGCCGAAGGCCCCTTCCGCGACAAGCGCCACGCAACGTCCCGCGCCCCCTCACGCATGGCGGCGACTGGGCCAAAGGGGCCGCCCACCATTGCGCTGGATGCAGGCAGGCGGTCAGGCAACCGTTCGCATCGCAGCCGGCCGGGAGCCATGCGTCTCCAATTCCATTCCCACGAAGTCTCCCTGACCGTCCCCACGCCCTCCACGCGGATGACCTTCGCGAAGGGGAACCCCTTAGATGTCTGTGTTTGACAGACTCAATCCCTCACACCATCGTGATTGCGCAGCAAAGCAGAACAACCCAGGAAAGACTCCTCAAATGAAAAATATGCTCAAGCTGTTGGCGCTCACGGTCGCGATGGTGTCACTCCAGGCCTGTGGCGTGGCCGAGGCCCAGAACAACGCCCAGTCCCCGGAGGAGTCGGTCACCCTGCAGACGCAACCGGGTGAGGCAGTGCGGCGCACTGAGCCTGGAGCTCAAGGAATCCAGGCCCCCACGAAATGTGAGGGTGATGATGGCAGCACCTGCGGCTGCGCCCCCGGAGTGATCTGCATCGCCACCGGCGGTGGCTGCTGCTGCGGCTGCTCAGTCACGACGGAACAGACGGCGGCGACGCCGGGCCAGAATGCGCCGACGGGTTCGCCCCAGAACCGTTGAAGCCCCAAGCAGTCGATGGAACCTCGACGGAGGGAGCAGCCTCCCCCCGCCGGGTTCCCGAGCGTCTCCCGCCCGTCGTCGTGTGGGCCCCGCCGGGCCTGTTGGACAGGATCCACTCCGTTTGACACCCTGCTTGCACAATGCCCTCCATCTCCCCGCCGCCACCCGCCTCTCCCTGGTGGGTCGAGCGCGCCGAGCTCCTCCTGGCGCCCGGGGATTCACGACCGTTGAGCCTGGGCGCGCAGTGGGAGCTCCACGAGCGGTTCTCCTTCGTGCAGGAGAACGTGGAACCGGACCTGCTCCTGCTGGATATGCGGGCGCGACCGGAGCTGCGGGCGCTCTGGACGGCGCTGGAGGCGCGGGCCCTCCTGGTCACCGCCGCGCTGGATGCGGCTGGAGAGGACATCGCCCGGCAGCTTCGCGCGGGGAGCCTCTCACCGGCGCGCTTCCGGGAGCAGTGGGAGGGACTCGGGTTCACCGAGTCCGCGGGCCGCGCGAGCACCGCGGCGGATGACTGGCTCGAAGGCCTGCTGCGCATCTCCCGCATCACCACCGGCCAGAGCCGGCCCCCGTTCGGGCAGGTGAACATGGCCTCGCGCGCGCATCGCATCTCCGACTTCCTGTCGGTCACGAGCCCCGGGCAACGCGACACCGTCTACGACCTGGGCTGTGGCAACGGGAAGTTCGCCATCACCGTGGCCGCCAGCTGCTCCGCCCGCGTCAAGGGCGTGGAGTACGGGCAAACATACGTGGAGTCCGCGCGCCGCAATGGCGAGCGCTTCGCGCTGCCGAACCTGGAGTTCATCCACGCGGACGTCCGCGACGTGGACATGTCGGACGGCACCTCGTTCTATCTGTACTTCCCCTTCTGGGGAGAGGTGGCGCACGCGGTGGCCCGGACGCTCGGGGACTTCGCGCGCGCCCGGGACATCACCGTGTACGCCCAGGGCCCCCGGCTCGACTACGGCGAGCACTTCCTCGAACAGGTCTCCCAGGGGGCTCTGTGTCTGGCGCCGGAGCGTCTGGACTTCACCGACGTCATGGTCCTGCGCAGCGCCGCCTTCGCCTGAGGGGCGAGGCGTCAATAGAGGACGTTCAGCGCGACGATGTCGTACTGGGAGAACTCGCCGGTCGCGCTCGACGTGAAGCAGGAGTTCATGATCGACAGCGGGTCCACGCTGGGCGTCCCGGGGATGAGGATGGCCCCCACGCCCGAGCTCCCTTCGCCACCGCCGCAGCCGGCCGTGTTGAAGAAGTCCGTGTGGCGCAGACCGAGCGTGTGGCCCAGCTGGTGGGTGATGACGTGCTCGTTCACGTCCACGCTGTAGGTCTGCAGACCGGTCCCGATGTTGATCTGTCCATAGGGCAGGCCGCCCGAGGGGTAGCCCGAGGAGCCATTGGCGCCGGCCATGGTCTTCGCGGTGATGGTCGCGTTGCAGGCAGGGCTTGAGCCCCGCTGCATGGTGAAGCGGAGCCCCAGGCTGTTGTAATTGGCGATGGCCAAGTCGAGCCCCTGGCTCAGCCGCGTGTAGCCGTTGAACGCGGGCGTGGGATTGATGCAGATCCTCGTCACGGAGGTGCCGACCAGGTTGGTCGTCTTGAAGTGCTCCGCGCTCCCCTCGCCGCGCTGGAGCATCTCCTGGGAGGCCGCGAGGCTCACCTGGGCGTCGCCCCCGACGAACACGACACCGTCGACGACCTTGACGTCCTCGGACGGGAACCCGGCCTCGATCAGGTTGGAGCGGATCTCCTCGCTCTCAACCCGTGCGTCGTCACCGCAGCCAGAAAGCAACGCGCCACAGCTCACCACGAGGACTGCCGCTCGCTTGAACATGCTCGTGTCTCCTCTTGTCCGGATGCGGTTCTCCCCACGCTCCCGGCATGGGAGCGACGGGCGGACAGCGGACCTTTCTAGGACACCCCACCCGCGAAGACCAGTGAGCCAGGATTAAGCCATAATCACGACAAGACAGGTCAGGTGGCCCTTGCGTGCAGCGGAATGCACAGGTGCGCAGCGCATTCAGCGGGGTACCCTGCACACGGGACCGCCGTCTCGCTGAAACGCGCGGCGGCATTCGCTGGCACATGGGTTGCTGAGTGCCGAAGCGGCGTTCTGGAATCCAGCGGGACAGCGGCGTCTTCGCTGATTCGCGAAAGGTTTGTGCATGCTCGTGTTCTTCATGATCGGGTCGCTCATCCTCCTCCTGGGGCCCGGGCTCTTCGTGTGGGGGATCATCGTCATGAAGCAGCGGGATTCCGCGGGGCGCTCCCGGCTGCCCGGGGGCCTGCTGACGCTCGCGGGCGCTTCGACGATGGTGTTCCTGTTCTGGGTTTTCAGCGAGATCGGCAAGATGAACTTCTCGAAGGGACGGGTGCTGCGGCTGCAGGGCCGCGCCCGCGTGGCCCGTCGGGCCCTGGGGGACGGCTGGGCGGACGACGCCGCTCCAGAGGTCGCGGGGCTCACGCCCTGGCAGCGAACGGTGCTGGGAGAGGCGTGGAGGCACTCCGCGGGCATGGAGCACGCATCCGTTCCGGCCTTCGCGAAGCTGTCGCTCAAGCTCTCCTCCCTGGGCGCGCCCTCGGAGCTGATTGAAGCGTGTCATCTGGCGGCCCTGGACGAGGTCCGCCATGCCCGGAGGTGCTTCGCGCTCGCCAGGGCCTACTCGGGGCTGCCGTGGACCGCGGGAGCGATTCCGGAGCTGGGCCAGGAGCGCCCCCAGCGGCCAGAGCCAGGCGAAGGGGACGCCTGGTCCCGGCTGGTGCGCGGGTCGCTGTTGGACGGGTGCCTGGCGGAAGGCATGGCCTCCCGGGTCGCGGCCGAAGGGGCGGCCCGGGTCAGCGACCCCGTGGTGCGGGAGACGCTGTCCGTCATCGCCGAGGACGAGGAGCGGCACGCGGAGCTGGGCTGGGACGTGCTCGCCTTCGCCCTGGAGCGGGGCGGCGGCAAGGCGAGGCGGGCCCTGCGTCAGGCCCTGGAGGCGCTGGACGCGCAGCGGACGCCCGAGCTGCCACGCATCCCAGGAGTCGACGAGGACTTCCTGGCGCGCAACGGCGTGCTGCCCCAGGCGGAGCTGGGGCGGCTGATGGAGGAGTGCATCCAGCAGACGCGGGCCCGGGCGGCGGCGGCGGCGGCTTGAAACAAGCGGTCAGCGTTCGAGACCGTACGCGGCGGCCACCTGCTGGACGAAGCCCTCGACCTCGGGGCTCGTTTCAGGGTCCAGCGTCACCTTCCGGGTTCCACCGGAGACGGGGAAGGTGACGGACGTCTTCTGCTTGTCATGCGCGAAGGGCGGCGGGCCCGAGGGCCCGCGGACTTCCCCCATCCGACTTGCCGCAATGAGCAGCGTCGTGAGCTGGTGGACGTCGAGGCCCTGAAAGTCCGATTCGCGCGAGACCCTGCGCTCGAAGCGACCGTCGGCGAAGGCCTCCAGGCTGAAATGCCGCGTGTTGGGCATGCCGGGTGA harbors:
- a CDS encoding DUF885 domain-containing protein translates to MNALRPTSVLAALLLLSPGCTTSRPAARVESPAVTPAPSSAQVALRAFVDAHLEEHFRRSPMSATYAGLHAHDGELRGFRPEERASDLTYLKARLAALPSVVDRAALPPEDRADYDILENHFRARILELEVVRSWERNPNAYLGFASGSVFQLINRDFAPLEDRMRSAVKRMAVVPEVFAAAPASLQNPPKLWTEIALEQVKGTRALYAQTLPQAFAPVKDAALQEAFKLEQARCLEAIDGYIRFLKDDLLPRSNGDFAIGEETYRQKLQYEEGVTESIDSLLAWGRSEMKRTQEQFREVAGRIAPGKAPMDVYRELGREHPAPAELVATTEATLEEIRQFLIDRRIITVPSEVRAKVAETPAFSRALSFASMSTAGPFEAKATEAYYYVTPPDPAWSAEQTAQHMSFYNRYALPIVSIHEAYPGHYVQFLWTNRIPSKVRRLFGSGSFSEGWGLYTEQMMLDEGYGGTGPQADRLRLNQLALYLQRLARYMAGLSLHTRGMTYAQAVRLFEEEAYMTRINAEREARRGTSDPTYLVYALGKKMLMELREEAKVKWGKDFSLQRFHDAVVSHGYPPVPIVRQLLLGEDAAPPTSR
- a CDS encoding class I SAM-dependent methyltransferase translates to MSLGAQWELHERFSFVQENVEPDLLLLDMRARPELRALWTALEARALLVTAALDAAGEDIARQLRAGSLSPARFREQWEGLGFTESAGRASTAADDWLEGLLRISRITTGQSRPPFGQVNMASRAHRISDFLSVTSPGQRDTVYDLGCGNGKFAITVAASCSARVKGVEYGQTYVESARRNGERFALPNLEFIHADVRDVDMSDGTSFYLYFPFWGEVAHAVARTLGDFARARDITVYAQGPRLDYGEHFLEQVSQGALCLAPERLDFTDVMVLRSAAFA
- a CDS encoding M57 family metalloprotease, which encodes MFKRAAVLVVSCGALLSGCGDDARVESEEIRSNLIEAGFPSEDVKVVDGVVFVGGDAQVSLAASQEMLQRGEGSAEHFKTTNLVGTSVTRICINPTPAFNGYTRLSQGLDLAIANYNSLGLRFTMQRGSSPACNATITAKTMAGANGSSGYPSGGLPYGQINIGTGLQTYSVDVNEHVITHQLGHTLGLRHTDFFNTAGCGGGEGSSGVGAILIPGTPSVDPLSIMNSCFTSSATGEFSQYDIVALNVLY
- a CDS encoding ferritin-like domain-containing protein, translated to MLVFFMIGSLILLLGPGLFVWGIIVMKQRDSAGRSRLPGGLLTLAGASTMVFLFWVFSEIGKMNFSKGRVLRLQGRARVARRALGDGWADDAAPEVAGLTPWQRTVLGEAWRHSAGMEHASVPAFAKLSLKLSSLGAPSELIEACHLAALDEVRHARRCFALARAYSGLPWTAGAIPELGQERPQRPEPGEGDAWSRLVRGSLLDGCLAEGMASRVAAEGAARVSDPVVRETLSVIAEDEERHAELGWDVLAFALERGGGKARRALRQALEALDAQRTPELPRIPGVDEDFLARNGVLPQAELGRLMEECIQQTRARAAAAAA